GTCCCTTGCGATTCACCCCAGAAGTCCAGATACGGTTTACGCAGGCACATGTCCTTCTGCGCTGTTTCGGTCGGACGATGGCGGTGAGACATGGAAGCAACTTTCTGTGGAACTCGTCGAGGATTGCGGTGCGATTATTCCGCGCGTCACGACTATTATCACAGATCCGGCAGATGATCAGACCGTCTATGCGGGTATTGAAATCGACGGCATGCGGATCAGCAGAGATGGTGGCGAGACATGGACATCTGGCAATGAGGGCCTTTCGAGTCTCGATATTCACGGCCTCGCGCTCGTGCCCGGGAATCCAAAAACACTTGTGGCTGGCACCAATAATGATGTATGCCTCACAACCGATATGATGAATTGGACACGGCTCAATGTGAAAGCAGAGTTTCCCTGGCCCTATTGCAGGGGGGTGCTCTATATGTCAAATGGTCGGGTGTATGTCGGCGCGGGAAATGGACCGCCAGGCGATGAAGGGGGGCTGTTCTACACGTCTGATCTGGGACATTCGTGGGAGCGTGCCGATCTGAACGGCAATACAAACAGCACGGTCTGGGCGATTGTTCACAATCCCGCTGTGCCGGATTTGATGATAGCGTATA
The window above is part of the Gemmatimonadota bacterium genome. Proteins encoded here:
- a CDS encoding YCF48-related protein; the encoded protein is MASTIYVGTIGQGVWRSKDGGDSWRRTSSGMFSESDIRAIAVHPDNASILFAGTEAGIYRSQNGGDNWEKLDSPMNDMQIWSLAIHPRSPDTVYAGTCPSALFRSDDGGETWKQLSVELVEDCGAIIPRVTTIITDPADDQTVYAGIEIDGMRISRDGGETWTSGNEGLSSLDIHGLALVPGNPKTLVAGTNNDVCLTTDMMNWTRLNVKAEFPWPYCRGVLYMSNGRVYVGAGNGPPGDEGGLFYTSDLGHSWERADLNGNTNSTVWAIVHNPAVPDLMIAYSIAGQIFSSTDNGDSWTKFAREFGEVRAVAIAQ